In the Streptomyces sp. NBC_00193 genome, CGAAGGGGGTGACCGGCCGTTGATGTGGGCCCGGTGGGACTCGAACCCACGACACACCGGACCTAAACCGGCGCCCTCTAGCCAGCTGGGGTACGGACCCGTGCGACCACCTTACTGGTCGACAGCAGGTCGTTGCGATGGGATGGCCGTCCTTGATCGCTTGGAGAAGGTCGGTGTCTGGCTGTGGCAGGAGGGGCACAAGTAGCGGAGGTTCTCCCGGCGGTTGTCCAGCCGGTCGCCGTTCACGTGGTCGATCTCCAGAACGAGTCTCCTGCCGTGCCAGACGTCGCCGATGCCGCACTCCGCGCACACGTGCAGCACACCGAGGTCGTCCAAGGCGCGGCGCAGCGTCGCCGTCTTGGTTCGAGAAGAGCCGACTTCGAGCCGTCGCAGGATCTCTGCCGAGGACATGCGTGACGGGGAGGGGCGACCGATGGTGTGCCCCTGGCCGGTGAAGTGTTCTGTCGACACCCCGTATGCCTCGATGCTCCGCCTGGCTTTGGCGCGTGCCGCTCCGTCGAAGGGATGGTGGCCGAGTGCGCGCATGACCCCCGCCATGCTCTTCGAGTCGGCGACTGCGGGCGTGATCTCCTCGCGGGCGAAGAGGTGACGTGACGACGGAGCGCCTCGACGGGGGAAGTGCGACGTGTCTATCCCGAACCGGTCGAGGAGTTTGGTGATGTGGACGCGGGCGCTGTTGTACGGCTCGACGCCCATGTGGGCGAGCATCCCCGTGATGTCGTCCGAGCATGCGGCGGCTTCACGGAGCCGTTCCTCCGTATAGCGCTGCCGGACCCGTTCAGGGAGCGGCTCGTCGGCGAAGTGAGATGTGTCGATGCCGTAGTGCGCCAGCCTGTCGCGCAGGTATCGGCGAGGGCCCGCCAGCAGCGGGGTGTCCAGAAGCCTCATGAGGTCGACCAGGCTGGTCGCAAGCGGCGCCGTCCGACTCAGCAGATTCCGGGTGTACTTGACCTCGCTCACGCAGCCCTCCTGGCCTTGCGGCCGCGGTATGTGTCCGTAGCCGCGTGGCAGTTGGGGCACAGGATTCGGAGGTTTTCCTGCCGGTTGTCCCACCAGTCGCCGTTGATGTGGTCGACCTCGTGTCGCAGGGGCCTGTCGTTCCACACCGTGCCGACGCCGCACTCGCTGCACTCCTCGGGGACACCGATCTTCAGCAGCTCTCGCCGGAGGCGCTCGCCGGGCACTCGGCCGTCCTGAGGATCCCTGAGGGAGAGGGCCGGCCCGAGGGAGCCCTTGGCTCGCCGTCGGGTGGCGACGAAGTGTGACGTGTCGATGCCGAGAGCGACGATCCGTCGCGAGATGTGGGTCTGGTTGCCGCCGACGTTGCTGATACCGAGTCGGCCGACCACCTCCGAGATGGACGTGGACTCGGCCACCAGCTCCCGGAGCCGCTCCTCCGTGTGCCGTGCCCACCTCGTGGGGAAGTGAGAGCAGTCGATTCCCGCTTCCTGCATCTTCGCCCGCAGATAGCGCCTGCTGCCATTGCTTGGCGTGCCACCGCACAGGCGGACGGCGTCGTCCCAGTTGTTCGCCTCGCGGGCCGCGGTTTCCAGTAGCTCGTGCGTGTATCGGACCGCCATTGCCTCCCCCTATCGGCCGCG is a window encoding:
- a CDS encoding HNH endonuclease; its protein translation is MAVRYTHELLETAAREANNWDDAVRLCGGTPSNGSRRYLRAKMQEAGIDCSHFPTRWARHTEERLRELVAESTSISEVVGRLGISNVGGNQTHISRRIVALGIDTSHFVATRRRAKGSLGPALSLRDPQDGRVPGERLRRELLKIGVPEECSECGVGTVWNDRPLRHEVDHINGDWWDNRQENLRILCPNCHAATDTYRGRKARRAA
- a CDS encoding HNH endonuclease, whose translation is MSEVKYTRNLLSRTAPLATSLVDLMRLLDTPLLAGPRRYLRDRLAHYGIDTSHFADEPLPERVRQRYTEERLREAAACSDDITGMLAHMGVEPYNSARVHITKLLDRFGIDTSHFPRRGAPSSRHLFAREEITPAVADSKSMAGVMRALGHHPFDGAARAKARRSIEAYGVSTEHFTGQGHTIGRPSPSRMSSAEILRRLEVGSSRTKTATLRRALDDLGVLHVCAECGIGDVWHGRRLVLEIDHVNGDRLDNRRENLRYLCPSCHSQTPTFSKRSRTAIPSQRPAVDQ